TTGACCGGCACCAGAAAACCGATGTCAAAAACAAAACCGCGTTTATCTGGGAGGGGGACTGCGGTGCGGTTAAAAAGATGACGTATGTCGAATTGGCCGATCAGGTGAATCGTTTTGCGGCGGGGTTGAAGTCTTTCGGTGTGGGCAAAGGGGATTGCGTCGGCATCTACATGCCGATGATCCCCGAGATGATCGTCGCCTTCTTTGCCATTTTAAAAATCGGCGCTGTTCTTATCCCGATCTTTTCGGGCTTTGGGCCGGAACCGACCGCCATCCGTCTGGACGATGCAAAAGCCAAAGTTCTGATTACCGCCGACGGGGGTTTGCGCCGCGGCAAAAAAATCGAAATCAAAAAACTGGCCGACGAGGCGCTAAAAAGCGTCCCTTCCGTCAAGCATGTCGTCGTCGCCAGGCGGCTTTTTGAAGAGGTTCCGTGGACCAAGGGACGGGACGTCTGGTTTGATGAATTGATGAATAGACCAGCGACCAGCGACCAGCGACCAGCGACTGAAATTCTGGACGCCGAAGACCGCGCGATCATCATCTACACCTCCGGCACCACCGGAAAGCCCAAGGGGTGCGTTCACACGCATGCGGGGGCGCTGGCCCAAATAGCCAAAGAGGTGACTTACTACATGGACTGCAAACGGGACGACGTTTTTTTCTGGGTCACCGACATCGGGTGGATGATGGGGCCGTGGGAAATAATCGGGGCGACGTTTGCCGGAGCCACCTTCGTTGTTTTTGAAGGGGCCCCCAATTACCCAAAACCCGACCGCCTTTGGGACATGGTTGAACGGCACAAGATCACCATTTTGGGAATATCCCCCACGGCGATTCGGCTCTTAAAAAAAGAAGATATGTCCTATGTGTCAAATCGCGACCTATCCTCTCTCCGCATTCTTGGATCGACGGGTGAACCGTGGGACCCCGAATCGTACCTCTGGTTTTTTGAAAAGATCGGCGGGGGACGTTGCCCCATTATAAACATCTCCGGAGGAACCGAAATAGTCGGGTGCCACCTCTCTCCCCTGCCGATCTGTGAGCTAAAACCATGCACGCTTCGCGGACCGGGGCTCGGCATGGACGTGGATGTCTTTAACGAAGAGGGAAAACCGGTCCGCGGCGAGGTGGGTTATCTGGTCTGCAAAAAACCGGCGCCGTCGATGACCAAGGGTTTTTTGAACGACCCCCAGCGCTACCTCGACACCTATTTTTCCAAATGGCCGAATATCTGGAACCACGGCGACTGGGCCTATGTGGATGAAGACGGTTTCTGGTTTTTGCGCGGCCGCGCGGATGACGTGATCAAGGTTTCCGGACACCGGACGGGACCGGCGGAGATCGAATCGGCATTGATGGATCATCCGGCCGTTGCCGAATGCGCGGCCATCGGTGTTCCCCACGAAATAAAAGGGGAGGCGATTGTCTGTTTTGCCGTTTTAAAACCGGGGCTCAATCCGTCGGACGAATTAAGAAAAGAACTAAAGACAAAAGTCGGCGTCAAGTTGGGAAAAACGCTCACGCCGGACGAGATCAAGTTCGTCAATGCCCTCCCCAAAACCCGTTCCGCCAAGATCGTCCGGGGAACCATCAAGAAAAAATATCTCGGTCAGCCGCTGGGGGACCTCTCCTCCGTGGAAAATCCGGACGCCCTGGAGGCGCTGGATCGGGCGGTATAAAAAGGAATAATGCCTCCCCCTGAAACTGAAGGCTTGCAAAGGACCGAATTTTCCGTTCCCCAAAAAACGCTCCGCATGGTACACTTTGGTCCGCGATGACTTCCCACTGGTTTTTCTGGCTCTTTCTCGCCACCTTTATTCTCCACGAATTGTGGGAAGGGGGCCTTGTCCTCTTGAACATCGCCCACACCCGCAAGCATCGCGACCGGATTCCCGATTTCTTCCGGGATAAAATCGACTCCGAATCCCACTCAAAAAGCATCGACTACACCATCGAAAAAGCCCGCTTTGAGCTTGTCGTCTCGCTTACAGCCATCCCCGTTGTCTGGGGGGCGATCCTTTCCGGATTTTTCGAAAAGCTCGATCTTGGGGTTACGCAGTGGATTCCCTCCCCAACGCTCACCCATTCGGTTGTCTATTGCGCCGCCGCCGGTCTGATCGTGATGATTTTGAAGATGCCGGGTTCCCTCTATTCCAACTTTGTCCTCGAGGCGAAATACGGCTTCAACAAAATGACGGCCAAAACATTTGCCTTCGACCAGATCAAGGGTCTTTTACTCGGCGCCCTTTTTGGAATCCCCATTCTCACGCTCGTGTTCTGGCTCTGTGCCGTCGCAGGCCCCTTTTGGTGGCTTTGGGCCTTTTGCGCGGTCTTCGGCTTTCAGTTTTTTGTGGCCGCGGTTTACCCCGTTTTGCTGGCGCCGGTCTTCAACAAATTCACGCCGCTGGGCGACGGGGAATTGAAGGAATCGATCCTTTCGCTGGCGCAAAAGATCCGCTTCAGGCTTTCGGGAATTTTCACCATCGACGGCTCGAAGCGCTCCAGCCATTCGAACGCCTACTTCGCGGGGATGGGGAGATGGCGACGGATCGTCCTCTTCGATACGCTGACCCATCAGATGTCCCACCGGGAAATCCTCTCGGTTTTGGCCCACGAAATGGGGCACAACATCAAAAAACATGTCCATAAATATCTTGTCTATTCTTTCTTTTACGCCCTGGCCGGGTTTGCCCTTCTGGGGCGGATAGTCGACTGGGATCCCTTCTTTGCGGCCTTTGGAGCGGGAGAGCCGGCCCCTTACAAGGCGCTTGTCCTGTTCGGACTGTTTGCCGACACTTTCACCTTCTGGATGACGCCGCTCTGGAACACCCTTTCGCGGGGTCATGAATACGAGGCCGACCGTTTTTCGGTGGAAACGACAAAAGACAACCAGGGAATGACGCAGGCCCTCCTTAAACTTTCGAAGGAAAACCTTTCAAACCTGAACCCCCACCCCCTCTACAGTTTTTGCCATTATTCCCATCCGACAACCCTTGAGAGAATCAGGGCGATTGAAAAGTTTTGAACCTCATTCAGACATAGTTCTTCTGCCTGATTTTATCGATGACGATCTTCTCGGGCATGAGGGGGTCGCGCGGATTGACTGAAAAATAGGCCTGCTGTTCGCAACGTCGTTTGTTTTTCAACAGCCAGTTCAGGATGTCGGAGACCCCCTTGTTCTTCTTGTCCTTGAAAAAAGGGTCGTTATCCAGCGCATCGCGCGCTTTTTTGAGCGCCCGGCTTTCCGAGACATCGTTTTCTTTCAC
Above is a genomic segment from Deltaproteobacteria bacterium containing:
- a CDS encoding acetate--CoA ligase, coding for MSEVIWRPSEEHLTKSNIARFMKKHGISDYDTLIRRCADNIEWFWDAALKDLGVEWVKPYSKVVEGGLPLAKWFIGGKLNIVANCLDRHQKTDVKNKTAFIWEGDCGAVKKMTYVELADQVNRFAAGLKSFGVGKGDCVGIYMPMIPEMIVAFFAILKIGAVLIPIFSGFGPEPTAIRLDDAKAKVLITADGGLRRGKKIEIKKLADEALKSVPSVKHVVVARRLFEEVPWTKGRDVWFDELMNRPATSDQRPATEILDAEDRAIIIYTSGTTGKPKGCVHTHAGALAQIAKEVTYYMDCKRDDVFFWVTDIGWMMGPWEIIGATFAGATFVVFEGAPNYPKPDRLWDMVERHKITILGISPTAIRLLKKEDMSYVSNRDLSSLRILGSTGEPWDPESYLWFFEKIGGGRCPIINISGGTEIVGCHLSPLPICELKPCTLRGPGLGMDVDVFNEEGKPVRGEVGYLVCKKPAPSMTKGFLNDPQRYLDTYFSKWPNIWNHGDWAYVDEDGFWFLRGRADDVIKVSGHRTGPAEIESALMDHPAVAECAAIGVPHEIKGEAIVCFAVLKPGLNPSDELRKELKTKVGVKLGKTLTPDEIKFVNALPKTRSAKIVRGTIKKKYLGQPLGDLSSVENPDALEALDRAV
- a CDS encoding M48 family metallopeptidase, translated to MTSHWFFWLFLATFILHELWEGGLVLLNIAHTRKHRDRIPDFFRDKIDSESHSKSIDYTIEKARFELVVSLTAIPVVWGAILSGFFEKLDLGVTQWIPSPTLTHSVVYCAAAGLIVMILKMPGSLYSNFVLEAKYGFNKMTAKTFAFDQIKGLLLGALFGIPILTLVFWLCAVAGPFWWLWAFCAVFGFQFFVAAVYPVLLAPVFNKFTPLGDGELKESILSLAQKIRFRLSGIFTIDGSKRSSHSNAYFAGMGRWRRIVLFDTLTHQMSHREILSVLAHEMGHNIKKHVHKYLVYSFFYALAGFALLGRIVDWDPFFAAFGAGEPAPYKALVLFGLFADTFTFWMTPLWNTLSRGHEYEADRFSVETTKDNQGMTQALLKLSKENLSNLNPHPLYSFCHYSHPTTLERIRAIEKF